A genomic window from Lotus japonicus ecotype B-129 chromosome 1, LjGifu_v1.2 includes:
- the LOC130738845 gene encoding uncharacterized protein LOC130738845, which yields MVFTFIVRHGGWFGTSPYCHYFGGGRSVFPDQDEDRWSYIDTVDMIKELGYKEFNLWWSYIDTTEDVPKEVFRPYKSDSDALEMATIAASKGEGVLFVENLSKEPLSMHVRNFEPIVPSVATNLLDLKCILNAFSYLYPSVNNDNWGTLTPPYALMLFLVHGNIHKILPDSTQDGTYSLEHAINNSFSLHSVHGTYTKYFLIVHKMEHEGLNMPLTTNKMKACTCH from the exons ATGGTGTTTACCTTCATTGTTCGCCATGGTGGTTGGTTTGGAACCTCCCCTTACTGCCATTATTTTGGTGGTGGTCGAAGTGTTTTTCCTGATCAAGATGAAGATAGATGGTCATACATTGACACTGTTGACATGATCAAAGAGCTGGGATACAAGGAGTTTAATTTGTGGTGGTCATACATTGACACTACTGAGGATGTTCCTAAAGAAGTGTTCAGGCCTTACAAATCTGATTCTGATGCACTGGAAATGGCTACGATTGCTGCTTCAAAGGGTGAAGGTGTCTTGTTTGTTGAAAATCTGTCAAAAGAGCCACTCTCAATGCATGTTAGAAATTTTGAACCAATTGTACCTTCTGTGGCCACTAACTTGCTGGATTTGAAATGCATTTTAAATGCTTTTAGCTATCTTTATCCTTCTGTAAACAATGACAATTGGGGTACTTTAACTCCTCCTTATGCATTGATG CTATTTTTAGTACATGGGAACATACACAAAATACTTCCTGATAGTACACAAGATGGAACATACAGCCTTGAACATGCCATTAACAACTCCTTTTCATTACATTCAGTACATGGAACATACACAAAATACTTTCTGATAGTACACAAGATGGAACATGAAGGCTTGAACATGCCATTAACAACAAACAAAATGAAGGCTTGCACATGCCATTAA
- the LOC130731916 gene encoding FBD-associated F-box protein At5g38590-like produces MVDRISDLPDEVLCDILSFLPTQEAVKTSVLSKRWRHLWTSVPALDFDDQTCLKDVPISYFERIVHTTILARDVHQPITSFRLKYDASSYDYKRSDYNRSNADLNVWVNTATRCGIQNLDIEIFPLNYMIRLRSCILSCKTLVVLKLSGLSLNVSSSVELPSLKTLHLTNVEFVGLQYLIKLISGCPMLEDLETVWLDYDLEYDGYVSEEGFKLPNLVRAYIRSVDMVGANMLLKAACNTEFLILKQVRIYWIGNSFVCCLVWDIDNVTFIFHIFLCSVELM; encoded by the coding sequence ATGGTAGACAGGATTAGCGATTTGCCTGATGAGGTTCTCTGTGACATCCTCTCCTTTCTCCCAACTCAAGAAGCAGTTAAAACAAGTGTTCTTTCAAAGAGGTGGAGGCACCTATGGACCTCAGTCCCCGCTCTCGACTTTGACGATCAAACCTGCCTAAAAGATGTCCCCATTTCTTACTTTGAAAGGATAGTGCACACAACCATTCTCGCCAGAGATGTTCACCAACCCATTACAAGCTTCCGTCTCAAATATGATGCTTCTAGTTATGATTATAAACGTTCAGATTATAACCGTTCCAATGCTGATCTCAATGTTTGGGTAAACACGGCTACACGATGCGGGATTCAGAACCTTGACATCGAGATATTTCCTCTAAACTATATGATACGTTTGAGAAGCTGCATTTTAAGTTGTAAAACCCTTGTTGTTCTCAAGTTGTCAGGGTTGTCTTTGAATGTCTCTTCTTCTGTTGAGCTTCCCTCCCTCAAAACGCTACATTTGACAAATGTTGAATTTGTTGGACTTCAATATCTTATAAAACTTATTTCTGGGTGTCCAATGCTTGAGGATTTGGAAACAGTTTGGCTAGATTATGATCTTGAATATGATGGCTATGTTTCGGAGGAAGGGTTTAAATTGCCCAATTTGGTCAGGGCATATATACGTTCTGTTGATATGGTTGGTGCTAATATGCTTCTGAAAGCAGCATGTAATACTGAGTTTTTGATCTTGAAACAGGTTCGAATATATTGGATTGGGAAttcttttgtttgttgtttggtttGGGATATAGATAATGTCAcctttatttttcatatttttctttGCAGTGTGGAGTTGATGTGA
- the LOC130738851 gene encoding uncharacterized protein LOC130738851, with protein MNSSSASSSRTRSKTITAGGSARCQCGLPLIIYTAGTRHNSDRRFLRCRNWQLPHNCGFFFWIDDPYEGRDAVQGRDAVEGHAMSYNSEIGNSNSVNVNVVSDLNKKIKKLKMKLEVERFQKKLSCFFTLVAVTVSIWCFCMRKG; from the exons ATGAATTCTTCATCTGCTTCTTCATCTCGCACAAGGTCGAAGACAATCACTGCAGGTGGAAGTGCTAGATGTCAATGTGGTCTTCCTCTGATCATTTACACTGCTGGTACTCGACATAACTCGGATAGGAGATTTCTCAGATGCAGAAATTGGCAA CTTCCACATAATTGTGGTTTCTTTTTTTGGATTGATGATCCATATGAGGGAAGAGATGCAGTTCAGGGAAGAGATGCAGTTGAAGGTCATGCAATGAGTTATAATTCTGAGATTGGGAATTCAAACTCTGTTAATGTTAATGTTGTTTCTGATTTGAACAAAAAGATTAAGAAGCTCAAGATGAAGCTTGAAGTTGAAAGATTCCAGAAGAAGCTCTCATGTTTCTTTACTCTGGTTGCTGTGACAGTATCAATATGGTGTTTCTGTATGAGAAAGGGTTGA
- the LOC130738836 gene encoding uncharacterized protein LOC130738836, with amino-acid sequence MALSLTVDDVSSISKEKDVWGVIVKVVRKWMTPSFDRSKLPNSMELVLMDAKGDRIHGTVQRTHVYKFNPLLVEGRVYMLSHFSVGDSALDFRTTTHAHRIIFGFDSVVQTLTDDPITKSPYSFVSVSDLMFNHPDQTLLVDVIGILTGQSGEQEFEKNHQVRKRITIEIEKEGVKVECAFFGSYVQELFSTLSSRDLSGVVGLIQFAKIEPFKGQQSLQNAYVTTRILFNPEIPEATAVRDKFFEMNEPRSQMLTQLSDSSKPSLNEEFLKLSDMKTFEQIRAMDEGPSYRYLRGIIGDTKLASATKKFRLQVKVKQGNDIATLVIFDKEASVLLETTCANLVDSSTKNHAGSGSTTPVELLKLLEKTFLFRIEVNNTSSYRCESSYRVNKTCGDPGSRFEPSYRVKKICADLDLIAHFKEALPPPNDDTPPLLLLETPTSDESVENASPSLAKDLNEEFVAAASGDVVDPNIEKEEVPQCK; translated from the exons ATGGCTCTTAGTCTAACTGTTGACGATGTTTCTTCCATTTCAAAGGAAAAGGATGTGTGGGGAGTTATTGTGAAGGTGGTGCGGAAGTGGATGACTCCAAGTTTCGATCGTTCAAAACTTCCTAATTCGATGGAGTTGGTTTTAATGGATGCAAAG GGTGATAGGATCCATGGCACAGTGCAAAGGACTCATGTTTATAAGTTTAATCCTTTGTTAGTTGAGGGTCGAGTATACATGTTGTCACATTTCAGTGTTGGCGATAGCGCTCTGGATTTTCGTACAACGACACATGCTCACAGGATAATCTTTGGTTTTGATTCGGTTGTTCAAACCCTAACCGACGATCCCATCACTAAGAGTCCTTATTCATTTGTTTCTGTTTCTGATCTCATGTTCAATCATCCAGATCAGACACTGTTAGTCG ATGTGATAGGGATCCTTACCGGCCAAAGCGGCGAGCAggaatttgaaaaaaatcatcaagTGAGAAAGAGGATTACCATAGAGATTGAAAAAGAAGG AGTGAAAGTTGAGTGTGCATTTTTTGGAAGCTACGTCCAAGAGCTATTCTCTACTTTATCTTCACGCGATCTGAGCGGCGTTGTGGGTTTAATCCAGTTTGCAAAAATTGAGCCTTTTAAAG GTCAACAAAGCCTGCAAAATGCATATGTTACAACACGGATCCTCTTTAATCCTGAGATTCCTGAAGCTACTGCTGTGAGGGACAA GTTTTTCGAGATGAATGAACCTAGATCTCAGATGCTTACTCAGCTGTCCGACTCTTCAAAACCTTCACTCAATGAAGAGTTCTTAAAACTCTCAGATATGAAAACTTTCGAGCAAATTAGAGCCATGGATGAG GGACCATCATACAGATACCTGAGGGGAATAATTGGTGATACAAAGCTTGCAAGTGCAACAAAAAA GTTCCGTTTGCAAGTCAAAGTAAAGCAGGGTAATGACATTGCTACATTGGTCATATTTGACAAAGAAGCGAGTGTTCTTCTTGAAACTACTTGTGCTAACTTGGTTGATTCGTCAACAAAG AATCATGCTGGCTCTGGCTCTACAACTCCTGTTGAATTACTTAAGTTGTTGGAAAAGACCTTTCTCTTTAGGATTGAAGTTAACAACACTTCAAGCTACAGGTGTGAGTCATCATATCGTGTCAACAAAACTTGTGGAGATCCCGGCTCCAGGTTTGAGCCATCATATCGTGTCAAGAAAATATGTGCAGATCTCGACTTAATTGCTCATTTCAAGGAAGCTCTCCCTCCTCCTAAT GACGACACTCCTCCATTACTATTGCTAGAAACACCTACATCTGATGAGAGTGTTGAAAACGCGAGTCCCAGTTTGGCCAAG GATCTTAATGAAGAGTTTGTTGCTGCTGCGAGTGGCGATGTTGTTGATCCtaacatagaaaaagaagaagttcCCCAATGCAAGTAG